One stretch of Oncorhynchus clarkii lewisi isolate Uvic-CL-2024 chromosome 1, UVic_Ocla_1.0, whole genome shotgun sequence DNA includes these proteins:
- the LOC139411090 gene encoding DNA replication complex GINS protein PSF1 → MFCEKAIEIIRELHRMGDGQLPAFNEDGIRQVLEEMKALYEQNQSDVNEAKSEGKSELIPTIKFRHCCLLRNQRCIAAYLYDRLLRIRTLRWEYGSVLPTNIRFHMCAEELEWFNQYKKSLATFMRSLGGEEGLDITQDMKPPKSLYIEVRCLKDHGEFEIDDGTIILLKKNSQHFLPRWKCEQLIRQGVLEHIMS, encoded by the exons ATGTTTTGTGAAAAGGCAATCGAAATAATCAGAGAACTTCACCGGATGGGCGATGGTCAACTGCCTGCATTCAAT GAAGATGGTATTCGTCAGGTGCTGGAGGAGATGAAAGCATTATATGAGCAGAATCAAAGTGATGT CAATGAAGCCAAGTCTGAAGGAAAAAGTGAGTTGATTCCAACCATCAAGTTCCGTCACTGCTGTCTGCTGAGAAACCAACGTTGCATCGCTGCCTACCT CTATGACAGGCTCCTCCGCATTCGGACTTTGAGGTGGGAGTACGGAAGTGTGTTGCCCACAAACATCCGCTTCCACATGTGTGCAGAAGAG TTGGAATGGTTTAACCAGTACAAGAAGTCACTGGCTACCTTCATGAGGTCacttggaggagaggaaggacttGACATAACACAGGACATGAAGCCTCCAAAGAGTTTGTACATTGAG GTGCGCTGTTTAAAAGATCATGGCGAGTTTGAAATAGACGACGGGACCATCATTCTTCTGAAGAAAAACAGTCAG CACTTCCTGCCACGATGGAAGTGTGAGCAGTTGATTCGCCAGGGGGTCTTGGAGCACATCATGTCTTGA